The SAR324 cluster bacterium nucleotide sequence CTTGTAACCAATTTGAATGATAGACTTGTGAATCTAGAAAGTGCACTTCTAGATCAATCAGATTTTCAAGAATCCGAAGAACCAGTAAGTAGTGGTATAGTCTCATTAGAGGAGAAAGAAGATGAACCGAATGAACTTAATACATTTAGATCAACTAGTTGTTTTGATGCATTGAATATGAATGAAGCCGAAGCTTTTAATCTATTTTATCTTTCACTCAATGATTTGATTAGTAGATTAGAGATAGCCTCGAATATAGTAGAAGATAACAGTGATTTGATTATTGAATACACACAAGAATTTTGCACTATGAGTCGGAATGAAGGCGCTAAACTAACTTCCTTATATACCTCCATAGGTATGGCCCTTATCCAGATTGATCCAAGTCTCTACGAAAAGATTGTATTACTTGATAAACCCTAACTTCTTTCATAATGTTTAGATTATTATGTGGGCTTTATTGTTTGTAAGGTATGTTTACACTCTTATTGCTTCCCTATTTAAATAAGAATCTTTCTTTACTTTCATTTCTGTTGCCTTTTGCATTAGGAGATAACGTCAGTCTTTTTACTAAAATCGAAGTTTTTATTTTTTGTGTTTGTCTAATTTTTATTCTTCAGTACTAATCATTGGGTTATTCGATACTTTTCCAAGTATGTAGACAATTATTTTACATCTAGCAGCAAATGAAAACTCTCAATCTAACAGCAAAGAAGAAATAGTTTTTATTCAAAAAAATAAATCTAAATATTTTGGAAGTTTCTCTTTGTTACTCCTAAAAATATCTTCTATCGGCTGTGCCTGCGACAAATCAATTGTTTCGAAAAAATTGGTCATGGATAGATCATTGAATTTCACGACAGCTGTGAATCTTAACGAATCTTTCTCTGAAGTAAAGTGTTTATTCTTCATATTTTAGGATTTTATGTTTTGCCTTAGGACTGATTTTTTAATTTATCTTTCAGCACTTTATTCCTTTGAAGAATTATTATCAGAATATATTGTCACAATCCAACTCAATTTGCTTTGCAGTCGTCTCTGATACTATCTCATCTGCCCTCTACTCATATTGCTCATTTACAGTATATATAGGGGCAAGTAGAAAACTTGAGAAAGTTAGGATACTCTAATACCAAAAATTCTTAATCTTCAAAGTTTAATATGTCAGACGAAGGTACTTATTATCATTCTGATCCAAAGAAACAAAAAATTAATAATTTAGTAACTTTTTACATCACTAGACTTTTTAGTTTTGGTCTCCTTAGTTTTGTATTGATATCGATCTATCAAATTTTTGGTAATTTAATTATATCAGAAAGAAGCATTGGAGTAGTTGTTGATTTTAAAACAGATTTCATGAGTGTTGGAGGATTTCCTATTAAGGAGTGTCAAGAGCCCAAAGTTTCTTTTAGTTCAAGAAATGGAAAATCCTTAGAATTTTGGGGGGATAGAAATTGCCTTACAGGTTATCATGAAGGTGATGTGGTTTTAGTATTTTATGACTTTGGTGACTACCAAGACGTACAGGTAATGAGTATCTTAGCTGATTTAATTTTCCCTTTGATTGCCATAGGACTCGGACTGTTCTTTTGGAAATATGGGAATTGGGCAAAAAATTACGTTCCACCGACAATGAGAAAGGATGATCAGGCGTGAAGTAAATTTTGTTTTAGGTGGAGTCCTTGTTTTTGATGTAAGGACTATTTGAACTGAAACGAATTGAAGAGCAATTTCTTCCCTGCTCGCAAATGTTATTTTCTATGCTGGTACGGACTAATTGTCACAATACCACTGCACAAAGAAGAATACGCTAGTATTCTCTGAAAAGGTGGGGAAATGAATAGCGATAAATTTCAGACCTGCCCTAACTGTAGAGAAATTCAGATATCTACATTAGCATTGCATTGCCCCAAGTGCGGTGTTCCACAAGATCCAGCAACTGTCAGTCAAAAAGGCAAATCTAAGCAAAAACGCGAATGGGGATCATTAGAAAATTACATCCCTTGCGCTGCCTGTGGTGCTCAAAGACCCGACAGACA carries:
- a CDS encoding pentapeptide repeat-containing protein; the protein is LHQSNLSWSKVTEGDFSGANVKDSIIANSDLSSSNFQNANLEGVDFNGSKLVNAVLIEADLSNSVLAGANLSGSDLTSVNLSNANLTNTNLSNSNLRNADLSNVIFSNTNLSGADLRGALVTNLNDRLVNLESALLDQSDFQESEEPVSSGIVSLEEKEDEPNELNTFRSTSCFDALNMNEAEAFNLFYLSLNDLISRLEIASNIVEDNSDLIIEYTQEFCTMSRNEGAKLTSLYTSIGMALIQIDPSLYEKIVLLDKP